A section of the Aricia agestis chromosome 4, ilAriAges1.1, whole genome shotgun sequence genome encodes:
- the LOC121726332 gene encoding alpha-(1,3)-fucosyltransferase C-like, translated as MRYILIWTTEETGEKRKYFGDGTFPFIDNRCSNTNCYLTTNKTFLGDYTNFDAIVFNTKYMRDWRNKKLPARRSVTQKYIFHSTITSDDAPVCNVITDGYFNWTCTYKMDSDIFNPMVEVLDLEGNYVAPKSSVDWETSSDTLLDTTIRISHNKTKAMAWIVDRCDTRNDRLAFARKLQKALKEMSLDFDIYGCGFLDCPKDNCMKVIRDYYFYYAAEESDAMDYITKEVLRAFHTLTVPVVRGGADYKKFLPARSYIDSKSTSMDSLVAWIDHAIRDPLTYKHFHLWRKYYRVRAVNPFQGLCRICMAVNDKAFNRHSVKNNFRMWWNNGPLFERCLPKSAESLSHVLSYANKTVW; from the exons CAACTGCTATTTAACCACTAACAAAACTTTTCTCGGAGATTATACGAATTTTGACGCGATCGTCTTTAATACTAAGTACATGAGAGACTGGAGGAATAAAAAATTGCCGGCCAGAAGATCAGTGACACAAAAGTATATATTCCATAGCACAATCACCTCGGATGATGCACCGGTCTGTAACGTCATAACCGATGGCTACTTTAACTGGACCTGCACGTATAAAATGGATTCTGATATCTTCAATCCGATGGTGGAGGTGTTAGATTTGGAAGGGAACTATGTGGCACCAAAATCGTCAGTGGATTGGGAAACTTCCAGTGATACATTATTGGATACTACCATTAGAATATCGCATAACAAAACAAAGGCGATGGCGTGGATAGTAGACCGGTGTGACACGCGTAACGACAGGCTGGCATTTGCGAGAAAACTGCAAAAGGCCTTAAAAGAAATGTCCTTGGATTTCGACATATACGGCTGCGGTTTTCTAGATTGTCCCAAAGATAATTGTATGAAGGTTATACGTGACTACTATTTTTACTACGCTGCCGAAGAAAGCGACGCAATGGATTATATAACGAAGGAGGTTTTAAGAGCTTTTCATACGTTAACAGTGCCAGTCGTCAGAGGAGGCGCTGACTACAAGAA GTTTCTTCCAGCACGGTCCTACATCGACTCCAAGTCAACGTCTATGGACAGTCTGGTTGCATGGATCGATCACGCTATCAGGGATCCTCTTACATACAAACATTTTCATCTGTGGAGGAAGTACTATCGCGTCAGAGCCGTCAACCCCTTTCAAGGTCTGTGCAGAATCTGCATGGCTGTAAATGACAAGGCTTTTAATAGACATAGCGTTAAAAACAACTTCAGGATGTGGTGGAATAACGGGCCCCTGTTTGAACGCTGCTTGCCCAAAAGCGCGGAATCTCTGTCGCATGTTTTGTCCTACGCCAACAAGACAGTTTGGTGA